The Chlorocebus sabaeus isolate Y175 chromosome 6, mChlSab1.0.hap1, whole genome shotgun sequence genome has a segment encoding these proteins:
- the GARIN5A gene encoding Golgi-associated RAB2 interactor protein 5A, with the protein MTLGPAIRGHLIPCPLRGAVPGPPGWQPDTASRDRAPDFVLLKCLLVPASPTGRPRRLQRYLQSGEFDQLRDFPIFESNFVQVTRLGEVANEVTMGVAASSPALELPDLLLLAGPDKENGHLQLFGLFPLKFVQLFVHDESRCQLEVKLNTSRTFYLRLRAPLETRDREFGQWVRLLYRLRFLSASAVPFTQEHQVLEDEDEEGDDDEVEAQREWKEPQGVEARLDPKTSELWGL; encoded by the exons ATGAC GCTGGGGCCGGCAATTCGGGGACATCTGATACCCTGTCCTCTGCGCGGAGCTGTGCCGGGCCCTCCCGGCTGGCAGCCAGACACAGCCTCCCGGGATCGAGCCCCAGACTTCGTCCTGCTAAAATGCCTCCTGGTTCCAGCCTCTCCCACGGGCCGTCCCAGACGGCTCCAACGCTACCTCCAGAGCGGCGAATTCGACCAGTTGCGGGACTTCCCCATCTTTGAGAGCAACTTTGTGCAG GTGACTCGGTTGGGAGAAGTTGCCAACGAGGTCACCATGGGGGTGGCAGCCTCCAGTCCAGCCCTGGAGCTCCCGGACCTATTGCTTCTGGCCGGCCCTGACAAGGAGAATGGACACCTGCAACTCTTCGG GCTGTTCCCCTTGAAGTTCGTCCAGCTCTTTGTCCACGATGAAAGCCGGTGTCAGCTCGAGGTCAAGTTGAACACCAGCCGAACCTTCTACTTGCGACTGCGCGCCCCCCTCGAGACCCGAGACCGGGAGTTCGGCCAGTGGGTGCGGCTGCTCTACCGCCTGCGCTTCCTCTCCGCCTCCGCCGTGCCCTTCACGCAGGAGCACCAAGTGCTGGAGGATGAAGATGAGGAGGGCGATGACGATGAGGTGGAGGCCCAGAGGGAGTGGAAGGAG ccccaAGGCGTGGAAGCCAGACTTGACCCCAAGACCTCTGAACTCTGGGGACTCTGA